The following coding sequences lie in one Rhizobium sp. ZPR4 genomic window:
- a CDS encoding ABC transporter substrate-binding protein, whose amino-acid sequence MTILKSVLTISVLCAALGFAATAASAASTSYPLTIDNCGAKVTFQKAPERAIGLGQNSAEILLLLGLEGKMAGTAFWPSKVLPQLAEANAKVKLLTVEFPTFESILSENPDFVAAALPSLMGPSSKVAKREDFEKLGIPTYLSPSTCLSTAVVKDQYGSRGELWNMDLLYKEIDELSQIFDVPDRGQALIADFKAREAALRSTVSKDGKQLSYVFWFSSQSPSSDAYLGGKNSASGFIADLLGGHNAITAEAEWPTLGWESIIAANPDVIVVASLDRNRWELDKPEAKIKFLTTDPAVSQLAAVKNKAIVVMDGQAMNPTIRTIYGAEQVAQQLKALGLLK is encoded by the coding sequence GTGACCATATTGAAATCAGTTTTGACCATTTCAGTTCTTTGCGCGGCCCTCGGCTTTGCCGCAACGGCAGCTTCTGCCGCCTCCACCAGCTATCCGTTGACCATCGACAATTGCGGCGCCAAGGTCACCTTCCAGAAGGCTCCGGAGCGCGCCATCGGGCTCGGACAGAATAGCGCCGAAATCCTTCTCCTGCTCGGCCTCGAGGGCAAAATGGCCGGCACGGCCTTTTGGCCGAGCAAGGTTCTGCCGCAACTCGCCGAGGCCAATGCCAAGGTCAAACTGCTGACCGTCGAATTCCCGACTTTTGAATCGATCCTCTCTGAAAATCCTGATTTCGTCGCTGCCGCCCTGCCGAGCCTGATGGGGCCGAGCAGCAAGGTCGCCAAGCGCGAGGATTTCGAAAAGCTCGGCATCCCGACCTATCTATCGCCGAGCACCTGCCTCAGTACCGCCGTGGTCAAGGATCAATATGGCAGCCGTGGAGAGCTTTGGAACATGGATCTCCTCTACAAGGAGATCGACGAACTCTCGCAGATTTTCGACGTGCCCGATCGCGGGCAGGCCTTGATCGCTGACTTCAAGGCCCGCGAAGCCGCGCTCCGCTCCACTGTTTCCAAGGATGGCAAGCAGCTCTCCTATGTCTTCTGGTTTTCCAGCCAATCGCCCTCCTCCGACGCCTATCTCGGCGGCAAGAACAGCGCATCCGGCTTCATCGCCGATCTGCTTGGCGGCCATAACGCGATTACGGCGGAAGCGGAATGGCCCACGCTCGGCTGGGAGAGCATCATTGCGGCCAACCCTGATGTCATCGTCGTCGCCAGCCTCGACCGCAATCGCTGGGAGCTCGACAAGCCGGAAGCCAAGATCAAGTTTCTCACCACCGATCCCGCCGTCAGCCAGCTAGCCGCGGTCAAGAACAAAGCGATTGTCGTCATGGACGGCCAGGCCATGAACCCGACCATCCGGACGATCTATGGCGCCGAGCAGGTCGCCCAGCAGCTCAAGGCGCTTGGTCTCCTGAAGTGA
- a CDS encoding LysR family transcriptional regulator has product MAVSLEQLEAFVIAVEAGSFSAAARRLRKAQSAVSLLVSTLEDDLGVKLFSRATRSPTLTAAGRRLLPEARLLLDRREHLIGVARSFEEHVETRLVVAIDELYPEPSTGALFAAFADRFPHVELELLFPPTKDVVGLVLDGKADLGVMWRQEDLPPMLGFHTIGWVPLILVCGRDHPLAQAPVTWEELKRHRQIMVTKRSDGTETHRLRVAAEVWWVESHWVILQILQQGIGWALIPAHILENSPLASRLATPVLQFDEGAHPVALELVWHKQRPAGPAAKWLREQFAANGIDYRKPGIA; this is encoded by the coding sequence ATGGCGGTTTCACTCGAGCAATTGGAAGCCTTCGTCATCGCCGTCGAAGCAGGCTCGTTTTCGGCGGCGGCTCGGCGTTTGCGCAAGGCGCAATCGGCGGTAAGCCTGCTCGTCTCGACGCTGGAGGACGATCTCGGCGTCAAGCTTTTCAGCAGGGCGACAAGAAGCCCGACATTGACCGCGGCGGGCAGGCGGCTGTTGCCGGAGGCAAGGCTGCTTCTCGACCGCCGCGAACATTTGATCGGCGTTGCAAGAAGCTTCGAAGAGCATGTCGAGACACGGCTTGTCGTTGCGATCGACGAATTGTACCCCGAGCCATCGACCGGCGCGTTGTTTGCTGCCTTTGCCGATCGCTTCCCGCATGTCGAGCTGGAGCTGCTGTTTCCGCCGACCAAGGACGTCGTCGGATTGGTTCTCGACGGCAAGGCCGATCTCGGCGTGATGTGGCGGCAGGAGGATCTTCCGCCCATGCTCGGCTTTCACACGATCGGCTGGGTTCCCCTCATTCTGGTTTGCGGCCGCGACCATCCGCTGGCGCAGGCTCCCGTCACCTGGGAGGAGCTCAAACGTCACCGTCAGATCATGGTGACGAAGCGAAGCGACGGCACGGAAACTCACCGTTTGCGCGTTGCCGCCGAAGTATGGTGGGTCGAAAGTCACTGGGTTATTTTGCAGATTCTGCAGCAGGGGATCGGATGGGCGCTGATACCTGCCCATATTCTGGAGAATTCGCCACTGGCTTCCAGACTGGCGACGCCGGTGCTCCAATTCGACGAAGGAGCGCATCCGGTCGCGCTTGAGCTCGTCTGGCACAAGCAGCGTCCGGCCGGCCCGGCGGCGAAATGGCTTCGGGAGCAATTCGCAGCAAACGGGATCGACTATCGAAAGCCCGGGATTGCCTAG
- a CDS encoding efflux RND transporter periplasmic adaptor subunit, whose translation MIIMLIIIGLILGGIFGFQAFKNRMIAAYLANLKSPPQTISTITAATSPWQTTLQSIGSFNAVEGANLSAQVQGIVQKIGFEDGQDVKKGDLIVQLLADQQIATLDQYKATMANAQIAYDRDSRLIKANTIAQSQVDSDLANWKAAQAQVASQQALIDQYSIRAPFDGHLGIKLVSLGQYLSAGTAVVTLQSLDPIQFDFSMPQQALSQLKVGQAVTATVDAYGTQNFDGKITAISPLVDTQSRNITIRATFPNTDRKLLPGMFGNITVVVGEPKEYISLPQTAVTINPYGNVVYVVTDKGNGADGKPQLVANQKFVSTGQARGDQISVTKGLNAGEVVVTSGQLKLNNGSPVIINNEVQPSNDPNANPANPN comes from the coding sequence ATGATAATCATGCTGATCATCATAGGCCTGATCCTTGGCGGGATCTTCGGCTTCCAGGCATTCAAGAACCGCATGATTGCGGCTTATCTGGCTAATCTCAAGTCGCCACCGCAGACCATCTCGACAATTACCGCGGCGACGAGTCCATGGCAGACGACACTGCAGTCGATCGGCAGCTTCAATGCCGTCGAAGGCGCCAATCTTTCGGCGCAGGTCCAGGGCATCGTCCAGAAGATCGGCTTCGAGGATGGCCAGGACGTCAAGAAGGGCGATCTTATTGTGCAGCTGCTTGCCGATCAGCAGATCGCGACGTTGGATCAATACAAGGCGACGATGGCCAATGCTCAAATCGCCTATGATCGCGACTCCAGGCTGATCAAGGCCAACACCATCGCGCAAAGCCAGGTCGATAGCGATCTGGCGAACTGGAAGGCGGCGCAGGCGCAGGTCGCGTCACAGCAGGCGTTGATCGATCAATATTCGATCCGCGCGCCCTTCGATGGCCACCTCGGCATCAAGCTGGTGAGCCTCGGCCAGTATCTGTCCGCCGGGACGGCCGTCGTGACCTTGCAGTCGCTTGATCCGATCCAGTTTGATTTTTCGATGCCGCAGCAGGCCCTGTCGCAGCTGAAGGTCGGACAAGCGGTGACGGCAACGGTCGATGCCTATGGCACCCAAAATTTCGACGGCAAGATCACGGCGATCAGCCCGCTGGTGGACACGCAGAGCCGCAACATCACCATCCGGGCAACCTTCCCCAATACTGACCGCAAGCTGCTGCCCGGCATGTTCGGCAACATAACGGTGGTGGTCGGGGAGCCGAAAGAGTACATCTCCCTGCCGCAGACCGCCGTCACCATCAATCCTTACGGCAATGTCGTCTACGTGGTGACCGACAAGGGCAATGGCGCGGACGGAAAGCCGCAGCTCGTCGCCAATCAGAAATTCGTCAGCACGGGGCAGGCGCGAGGCGATCAGATCTCGGTGACCAAGGGGTTGAACGCAGGCGAAGTGGTTGTGACCTCCGGCCAGCTGAAACTCAACAACGGCTCGCCTGTCATCATCAACAACGAGGTGCAGCCGTCGAACGATCCTAATGCGAACCCGGCAAATCCCAACTGA
- a CDS encoding AAA family ATPase, whose amino-acid sequence MLVNISGWPGVGKLTTGRELQAILGGKLLDNHTILNVGRALAEGGTAEYYDLVRAVRSVAFAAILKLPPALPIILTSVVARGGSNGFLEENWQAIIDLAQARNCPLFSVTLTCSPVENARRIASEDRGKSGKSRKAEILDRLVVERSLFDDGATHRTTIDNTTSSPRETAQHIQDWIKTFQ is encoded by the coding sequence ATGCTAGTCAACATAAGCGGATGGCCAGGTGTTGGTAAGTTGACAACCGGACGCGAATTGCAGGCAATTCTGGGCGGAAAGCTGCTCGACAACCACACCATTTTGAATGTAGGGCGCGCTTTGGCCGAAGGCGGGACAGCGGAGTATTACGATTTAGTCCGCGCCGTCAGATCTGTCGCGTTCGCTGCAATTCTAAAACTGCCGCCAGCTCTGCCCATCATTTTGACAAGCGTTGTTGCCCGCGGAGGATCGAACGGATTTCTTGAGGAAAATTGGCAAGCGATCATCGATCTCGCACAAGCGCGAAATTGCCCGCTCTTCTCCGTTACGCTGACGTGCTCGCCCGTCGAGAACGCTCGCCGCATCGCCAGCGAAGATCGCGGCAAGAGCGGAAAAAGTCGAAAGGCAGAGATTTTAGATAGGCTTGTCGTCGAACGCTCGCTTTTCGACGATGGGGCGACACATCGCACGACCATCGATAACACGACCTCGTCTCCCCGGGAGACGGCGCAACATATTCAAGATTGGATCAAGACTTTCCAATAA
- a CDS encoding PACE efflux transporter: protein MRSFKDRVRHAVMFELIGLAIFTPGAALLFDQPLEHMGIVGIISATAATVWNFVYNVGFDKAMMRVRGSVQKTIPIRIAHTALFEAGLIVVLIPFIAWYLGISLMAALAMDIAIVAFYLVYAFFFNIAYDRVFPIGIRPMPQAS from the coding sequence ATGCGTAGCTTCAAGGACCGCGTCCGGCATGCGGTCATGTTCGAACTCATCGGTCTGGCGATCTTTACGCCAGGCGCCGCCTTGCTGTTCGATCAGCCCCTCGAACATATGGGGATTGTCGGCATCATCTCCGCCACGGCGGCGACGGTGTGGAATTTCGTCTACAACGTCGGGTTCGACAAGGCGATGATGCGCGTCAGGGGCAGCGTACAGAAGACCATCCCGATCCGTATCGCCCACACGGCTTTGTTCGAAGCCGGTCTGATCGTCGTACTCATTCCCTTCATCGCCTGGTATCTCGGGATCAGCCTGATGGCGGCACTGGCGATGGATATCGCGATCGTCGCGTTTTACCTGGTATATGCCTTCTTCTTCAACATCGCGTATGACCGCGTGTTTCCCATCGGGATACGGCCGATGCCACAGGCATCCTGA
- a CDS encoding Crp/Fnr family transcriptional regulator translates to MPHDLLPLDGKSGIPSASTNWNTYHLPLNMPYLTMGRGALDALVTRKRICMKGCDLIREGEGGRNAYLIYSGWACSYRLLRNGTRQIINFHVPGDLLGIRRLLAPDCDDNLCAITCIEVGEIDIESLLTALCADNCLAMSILWSVFRGEAIIAQHLVDIGRRKPINRTAHFFLELGARLNLAGLGTRTAYECPLTQSLIADALGLTAVHFNRVLKQLRELNAMTFHEGRVEFLDGGKLEHLADFNSSYLR, encoded by the coding sequence ATGCCACATGATCTACTTCCACTTGACGGAAAGTCCGGTATCCCTTCTGCCTCGACAAACTGGAATACATATCATTTACCCTTGAATATGCCTTACTTGACTATGGGGAGAGGTGCCCTGGATGCGCTTGTCACCCGCAAACGTATCTGCATGAAGGGGTGCGATCTTATCCGCGAGGGAGAAGGAGGGCGAAACGCATATTTGATCTATAGTGGTTGGGCTTGCTCTTACAGGCTCTTGCGTAATGGAACGCGACAGATCATCAATTTCCATGTTCCCGGAGATCTCCTGGGTATCAGGCGACTTCTTGCTCCCGATTGCGACGATAATCTTTGTGCCATAACCTGTATTGAGGTGGGAGAGATCGACATTGAGAGCCTTTTAACAGCACTTTGTGCTGATAATTGCCTTGCCATGTCCATCCTTTGGTCTGTCTTCCGAGGCGAAGCCATCATAGCTCAGCATCTGGTTGATATCGGACGGCGCAAGCCGATCAATAGGACTGCTCATTTTTTTCTTGAACTTGGTGCCAGATTGAATCTCGCTGGCCTTGGCACGAGGACTGCATATGAATGTCCCTTGACGCAGTCACTGATTGCCGATGCACTGGGGTTGACTGCCGTTCATTTCAATCGCGTTCTAAAGCAGCTGCGCGAGTTGAATGCCATGACATTTCATGAAGGACGCGTGGAGTTTCTTGATGGCGGAAAGCTGGAGCATCTAGCCGATTTCAACTCGTCATATCTGCGATAG
- a CDS encoding ABC transporter ATP-binding protein encodes MSIKADNVIWKIGAKTVLDGVSFEAPAGKMLGLLGPNGSGKTSLLRLLAGLKRPNSGRITLEQKDLQRMSRSSIARRVAFVEQHSTTNANLKVIDVVKLGRFPHRSMFSGWTSADDEAVEDALARAGMREKRNDRWQSLSGGEKQRTHIARALAQAPKELILDEPTNHLDIQHQISLMRLVAGLPVTSIIALHDLNHAAMFCDELIIMQQGRIVASGTPKDVLTEDLLRTVFAVEARVETSPHHSRPHIHYLR; translated from the coding sequence ATGAGCATCAAGGCCGACAACGTCATCTGGAAAATCGGCGCGAAGACCGTACTCGACGGGGTCTCTTTCGAGGCGCCCGCGGGCAAGATGCTCGGCCTGCTCGGGCCGAACGGCTCGGGCAAGACCTCGCTCCTGCGTCTGCTTGCCGGCCTAAAACGACCGAATTCCGGTCGCATCACGCTCGAACAGAAGGATCTGCAGCGCATGTCTCGCAGTTCGATCGCGAGGCGCGTCGCCTTCGTCGAACAGCACAGCACCACAAACGCCAATCTCAAGGTCATCGATGTCGTAAAGCTCGGCCGGTTTCCGCATCGATCGATGTTTTCCGGCTGGACATCGGCAGATGACGAGGCGGTCGAAGACGCTCTTGCGCGCGCCGGCATGAGAGAGAAACGCAACGACCGATGGCAGAGCCTGTCGGGTGGCGAAAAGCAACGCACCCACATCGCACGAGCCCTCGCTCAGGCGCCGAAAGAGCTGATCCTCGACGAGCCGACCAACCACCTCGATATCCAGCACCAGATCAGCCTGATGCGACTGGTTGCCGGTCTGCCGGTCACCAGCATCATCGCTCTTCACGATCTCAACCATGCCGCCATGTTCTGCGATGAATTGATTATCATGCAGCAAGGCAGGATCGTCGCCTCCGGCACGCCGAAAGACGTGTTGACCGAAGATCTGCTGAGGACCGTATTTGCTGTCGAGGCTAGGGTCGAAACCTCTCCCCACCACTCCCGGCCCCATATTCACTATCTCCGATGA
- a CDS encoding iron chelate uptake ABC transporter family permease subunit, with translation MAIIGLLLFASLAAIGLTIGVSVGIGDLPIPLSTTFYAITNRLGWTGIELNRIHETVIWDYRLSRALVAAFCGAGLALSGAIMQSLLRNPLAEPYVLGISAGASTGAVSIVILNIGAGAVSLSAGAFAGAFAAFFFVALLSNGTRGGADRTILAGVAASQLFNAATSYVVTTSGNAQQARDVMFWLLGSFGGVRWPEFMLVATIVGFGLAVCLLYARVLDAFAFGDEAASSLGVNVGRARIGLFALTAMMTATIVSMVGSIGFVGLVVPHAARFFVGPLHIRLLPACAIVGAIFMVLADIASRALIPQQVLPIGVVTALVGVPFFSIILYRFQRAS, from the coding sequence CTGGCCATTATCGGCCTGCTGCTTTTCGCCTCTCTCGCGGCGATCGGCCTGACGATCGGTGTCAGCGTCGGCATCGGTGATCTACCGATCCCGCTTTCAACGACCTTCTACGCCATCACCAACAGGCTGGGATGGACGGGTATCGAACTTAACCGCATCCACGAAACGGTGATCTGGGACTATCGCCTCAGCCGGGCACTGGTGGCCGCTTTCTGCGGAGCGGGCCTCGCGCTCTCAGGGGCGATCATGCAGTCGCTCCTTCGCAACCCTCTTGCCGAACCCTATGTGCTCGGCATTTCGGCGGGTGCCTCGACTGGCGCGGTGTCCATCGTCATACTCAATATCGGCGCCGGCGCGGTTTCGCTTTCGGCGGGTGCCTTTGCCGGCGCGTTCGCAGCCTTTTTCTTTGTCGCTCTGCTTTCAAACGGCACACGAGGCGGCGCTGATCGTACCATCCTTGCCGGTGTTGCCGCCTCTCAGCTGTTCAACGCTGCGACCTCCTATGTCGTGACGACATCGGGAAACGCACAGCAGGCGCGGGATGTGATGTTCTGGCTGCTCGGCAGTTTCGGCGGCGTTCGCTGGCCGGAATTCATGCTGGTCGCAACCATTGTCGGCTTCGGGCTTGCGGTCTGTCTGCTCTATGCGCGCGTGCTCGACGCGTTCGCCTTTGGCGACGAGGCCGCCTCGTCTCTTGGCGTCAATGTCGGGCGGGCGCGGATCGGGCTCTTCGCATTGACTGCGATGATGACGGCGACGATTGTCAGCATGGTCGGTTCGATCGGCTTTGTCGGCCTCGTCGTGCCGCACGCGGCGCGCTTCTTCGTCGGCCCACTCCATATCCGGCTGCTGCCAGCCTGCGCCATCGTCGGCGCGATCTTCATGGTGCTGGCGGACATCGCATCGCGCGCCCTCATCCCCCAGCAGGTTCTGCCGATCGGTGTGGTTACGGCACTGGTTGGCGTTCCCTTCTTCTCCATCATTCTCTACCGGTTCCAGCGCGCATCATGA
- a CDS encoding VOC family protein: MAKNTICLWYDKDAEAAANFYVETFPDSTMGAVIRAPGNYPEGKQGDVLVVEFTVAGVACVGLNGGPVFKHNEAFSFQIYTEDQQETDRYWNAIVGNGGQESECGWCKDKWGVSWQITPRILMEALREGGDQAKRAFDAMMTMKKIDVAAIDAARRG; encoded by the coding sequence ATGGCAAAGAACACGATTTGCTTGTGGTACGATAAGGATGCAGAGGCCGCCGCCAATTTTTATGTCGAGACTTTTCCCGACAGCACCATGGGCGCCGTCATCCGCGCACCGGGAAACTATCCGGAGGGCAAGCAGGGCGATGTGCTGGTCGTCGAGTTTACGGTTGCAGGTGTCGCTTGCGTCGGCCTGAATGGCGGTCCGGTGTTCAAACACAATGAAGCCTTTTCGTTTCAGATCTATACCGAGGATCAGCAAGAGACGGATCGTTATTGGAACGCCATTGTCGGCAATGGCGGCCAGGAGAGCGAATGCGGCTGGTGCAAGGACAAATGGGGCGTTTCCTGGCAGATCACGCCGCGTATTCTGATGGAGGCGCTTCGTGAGGGCGGCGATCAGGCAAAGCGGGCTTTCGATGCAATGATGACCATGAAGAAAATCGATGTGGCGGCGATCGACGCGGCTCGGCGTGGCTGA